The genomic interval GATGCTGGCGGGCTCGACGCGCTTCCAGGAGTTCCGGGAGGCGCTGGGCATCGCGCCGAACATCCTGACCAAACGCCTGGCGTTCCTGGTCGACGAGGGGCTGATGGAGCGGCGCGGTTACCGGGAGCCCGGCGAGCGGGCCCGCGAGGAGTACGTGCTGACGGAGGCCGGGCACGGCCTGACCACGGTGATCGCGGCGCTGGCGACCTGGGGGCGGACCCACCGCCCGCACCCGGAGGGGACGTCGCCCGAGTTCGCCCTGCCGGACTCGGGCGCCACGGCCCGGCTGGCCTTCGTCACCGACGACGGGGAGCGGGTGCGGCCGGAGCAGCTCACGGCGCACCGCCGGCCCGACACGGCGCTGGACGCCGGGGCGGTGTGACCGGGGCGGCGGTGCGACCGGCGCGGCCCGCACGGGCGGACCCCGTACGAGGCGACCGGCGGCCCGGAGACCGACGGGCTCGCCGACCCGGTGCGGCGGGCGCGTCCCCGGCCGACGGTCACCGCGACCGCCGCCCGCCCCGCCGACGCGCCGCGCTCCGCTCCCCCGGCCGCCGGTGCGGTGCGCTGCCCGGCGCGCCCGGCCCCGGGGAACCGCCCGAGCGCGCCGGAGCGTCGGCCGCCGGGACCGAAGACGC from Streptomyces sp. DH-12 carries:
- a CDS encoding helix-turn-helix domain-containing protein produces the protein MAKTLGKDATCSIARSLQVLGDSWTLLIVREAMLAGSTRFQEFREALGIAPNILTKRLAFLVDEGLMERRGYREPGERAREEYVLTEAGHGLTTVIAALATWGRTHRPHPEGTSPEFALPDSGATARLAFVTDDGERVRPEQLTAHRRPDTALDAGAV